In the genome of Vicingus serpentipes, the window ACGATTAAAAAATAAAACGATTTCACCAGAAAAATTAAAGCCTGAGTATATTAAGTTATTATCTGATGATAAAATTAAGTCGATTCGTCCTGAAGTTCAATTTAATGATACATCGGGGTATTATACATTAAAGCTAAATGCTAAAAAGGAAAAAGATTTGTTTGTTTCTGTTGGCGGATTAATTTCTTCTAGGCCAATAAGTGAAGGGTTTATAGGGCTTCAGTATAACTTATTAGATAAGGCTGCTTTGACTTTTTTGGCAAATACTTATTTTGGAAGATTTCATAACTCAATACAAACTGGATTTAGACTTGATATTCCTTTTGTAATACCTTTTTATTGGAAGAATACATTTAATATGGGTAATTGGGATTATTATAAGAGTAACAATGTTTTTTTTGAAGATAAAAAACCTTCCTTTTTAGTTAATAATGACATGTATGCAAAGACTGAAATTGGGTTACCTGTATTTTATAAAGGAAAATTAGTTTTTGAAGGATCAACAGGAGATTTTACCAACGAGTATTATCAAACAAAAAATTTCCTATCGACTGATACTACAGATGAAACTCACTTTACAAATATATTAGGTGGAATTAAATATGAAAGAAATTCGTTAAATAGAAAACAATACTCCTCAGAAGGAAGTTTTTTTGCAATTAATTATAAGTACGTTAAAGGAAAAGAAGAAACCATTTTTGGATCTACATCTAATAATACAGAAACGATAGAAAATAATATTGAGTGGGGGCAAATAAAGGTCTCTTATGAACAATATTTTAACGTAAAGCATAATGTAAGATTTGGGCTTTTTGGAGAAGGTGTTTATTCAAATCAACCATTTTTTAGTAATTACACCGCAACACTTTTAGCATCACCAGATTTCCAGCCTTTTACAGAAAATAGAACAGTATTTAATCAAAATTTAAGAGCACATAGCTACATAGCTTTTGGAGTTAAAAATATTTATTACCTTTTTAATAAGTTTCAACTTAGGCTTGAAGGTTATGCATTTCAACCTTATCAAAATATTTTATCAGATGTTAATCAAAAAGCATATTATAGTAAAGAGTGGACGAATACACAATATATGGCCTCCTCATCATTAGTCTATTATACCCCAATAGGACCAATTGCTTTAAACTTAAATTATTATGATAGAGCTACTGATAACTGGAGCTTTTTATTCCACTTTGGATATGTTATTTTCAATAAAAAGAGTTTAGATTAGTTTTACCAATAAACTTTTATTAAGGGCAAAACTAGTGACCAAAAAAATACAGCAATTAGCATAGCTGTTATATTCTTTTTGTGGGAATTATAAAATCGAGAAGCTAAGAAGCACCCAATAGGAATTGAAAATACTATAGGTGATAAAAAAGCAATTCCATACAAGCCATATTTAGATTTTATTTTAACGATAAATCTATTTTTTCGAGTAAACACTTTTTTTGATGGCTTTGGTTTTATAAATCTATTAATTAGTTTGTTCAGCCAATCACTAAAAAAAGTAAAAATAAAAACACCTAGGCTACCTCCGATAATTAAAGTAATAACGGTAAAAGAATAACTATACCCTTTATCTGTAAGCATATATCCTACTGCAAATAAAAATTTAGTAGCACTAAATAGAAGTAGTAATAATATTTCAAAAAATAGAGTCATTTTTTATTCTTTAGGACCATAAGCTAAATCACCAGCATCACCTAATCCTGGAACGATGTATGATTGAGCAGTAAGCTCTTCATCAATTGCACCAACCCAAATGGTAGTGTTTTCAGGTAAAAACCTTTTAACGTATTCTAAGCCTTGTCTACTAGCGATTAAAATTGCTATATGTATTTTTTTTGGATTTCCTTTTTCTAATAATGCCTTGTATGTAACAACGATAGAAGATCCTGATGCCAACATTGGGTCAGAAAGAATAATAGTTTTATCATTTAAATCTGGACTAGCTAAGTATTCTAATTCTATATCAAAAGAGCCGTCTTTATGATGCTTTCTGTATGCAGAAACAAAAGCATTTTCGGCTTTATCAAAGTAATTTAAAAAACCTTGATGTACAGGTAAACCAGCTCTTAAAATTGTAGTAAGTACTGGTTGTTCAAATAATAAATTAATATTAGAATTTCCTAATGGAGTAGTTATTTCTTGATCTACATAATCAAGGCGTTTACTAATTTCATAAGCAAATATTTCACCCATACGTTCACAGTTTCGTCTAAAACGCATACTATCTTTTTGTATGTTCTCATCTCTTATTTCAGCAATATATTGGTTGAAAATAGAGTTTGTCTTACCTAAATTAACGATTTCCATAGATTTTCTAATTTGTTGCTTCTTTTAACATTTCTTCATATACCATTCTCCAACCATTCCAAATTCCATTATTCGATAGCGATTCATTATGCCATACACTAATAAATGTTCCATTAACATTTTTAACAGAATTCATTAGTTCTAAAATATCTTTTAAAGCTTCTTCAGGCTTTTTTTCCAGATAATATTTATAAGTTGCTTCCATTACTGCGAAAGGGTGAATAGTTAAATCTGTTGGAGATTCATTATCTAAATCATAGAATTTATATGGAGAACAAATACTTGCTCTAAATCCTGCTTGACCTGAATAACCCATTGTATAATCATGTGTAATATCATTATCAATTAAATTTCGATAAGTATAAGGCAGGCTAAGTTTTAAAAAGTGTTGTCGACTTTTATTAATGTTACGATGCGTTATAGATTGTAATCGATTAATTTCTTTTGTTAAAATATTTACATCATTATTAGAAGAGTAGGATGGATGAATTCCAACTTCGTAATAATCGGATATTGATTTTATTAACGATTGAAAGCTTTTATTTTTTACTGGTATATTTTTATCGTTTAAAGCATAATCTCCTAATAAGAAAAAATAAATAGGCTTTACATTATGCTTTTTATGAATTTCAAACTGATAAGTAAAAGTATCGTAAGGATCTTGCTCTTTTTTTAATAAAACATTTAAACGCTCCTTAAAGTCATTTCCTTTAAGAAAGGATTTTAAAAGTCCTCCTACTATTCTTAAAAACCCTTTGTGTTTATAAGCAAAAGCATTATCAATATCAATTGAAGAAGTGTATTTAAATTTTAGTTCAGGAAATTTTAAATCAGGAAATGATTCAGTAATACTTGATCCAATATAATTTGCCCAAATATTAACTAAAGGTATTTTTAAAAAGCCATTTTGAAATGCTAGGCTTTCCTTAGCTGTGAATCTATCATGATGATCTCTTATTTGTGGTAAGTATTCTTCATATCTGCTAACTAAATAAAAACTTGCTGCAAATACATCAAAAGGAAATGTAGAATCTTTACCAACACTAAAAAAACAGGGATAATCTTTGTAGGTATTAATAGTTATGTTTTGCTCTTTAATTCCTGTTTCAAATAAAAATTGCGATGATTGGAAATAAAGTCCTGAATTTAATTTTTGAGTGCTATAATTAATTTTTGGTAAATCGCTATCTTCAAACTCTTCAATGTTGGAAGTGAAGGTAAGTTCAGTCTTTAAAATGTCTTTAAATATTACATTAAAAACATATTTTAAACGTTGAGTAAGTTTATGTGAATAGACAAGTATCAAATGTTTATCATAGATTATATTAAACCTTCGTCTGCAAAGCTAAGGTAATTATTCTCACCAATTATTAAATGGTCCAAAACAGGTGTTTCCATTAATAATCCAATTTCACTCATTTTTTTTGTTAGCTTAATATCAGCTGTACTAGGTTTTAAATTTCCTGACGGGTGGTTGTGACAAAGAATAATTGCAGATGCTAAGTTTTCAATGGCATTTTTGAATATTATTTTACTATCAGCAATAGTACCACTTACACCTCCTTTACTGATATTAATTTTTTTTAATACTTCGTTTTTACGATTTAAATAAATAACCCAAAACTCTTCATGTTGTAA includes:
- a CDS encoding patatin-like phospholipase family protein, which encodes MFSTISLSAQKVGLVLSGGGSSGITHVGVIKALEEYGIPIDYITGTSMGALVGALYATGYSPEEIEAFFLSDEFQNWTTGSVDNNYSYYLRKKEDDASLITLKLSTDTLWEFNLPTNLVSSSTINYGLLSFFSPSTTYAKEDFNNLFIPFRCVASDIISKKEIVFSNGKLTTAVRASMAYPFYLKPVTYNDMLLFDGGLYNNFPANVMEEDFNPDFIIGSNVSFNFEKPHEDNIVSQIKTIVTNDTKYVIPEGKGLMIEPNVTDNATFNFDNNEKLIKIGYDATVSKIVEIRKEVKDYRSKSETINKRDQYKKELPNFIINKVVVDGLKVNQNSYIKNSLRLKNKTISPEKLKPEYIKLLSDDKIKSIRPEVQFNDTSGYYTLKLNAKKEKDLFVSVGGLISSRPISEGFIGLQYNLLDKAALTFLANTYFGRFHNSIQTGFRLDIPFVIPFYWKNTFNMGNWDYYKSNNVFFEDKKPSFLVNNDMYAKTEIGLPVFYKGKLVFEGSTGDFTNEYYQTKNFLSTDTTDETHFTNILGGIKYERNSLNRKQYSSEGSFFAINYKYVKGKEETIFGSTSNNTETIENNIEWGQIKVSYEQYFNVKHNVRFGLFGEGVYSNQPFFSNYTATLLASPDFQPFTENRTVFNQNLRAHSYIAFGVKNIYYLFNKFQLRLEGYAFQPYQNILSDVNQKAYYSKEWTNTQYMASSSLVYYTPIGPIALNLNYYDRATDNWSFLFHFGYVIFNKKSLD
- the upp gene encoding uracil phosphoribosyltransferase — translated: MEIVNLGKTNSIFNQYIAEIRDENIQKDSMRFRRNCERMGEIFAYEISKRLDYVDQEITTPLGNSNINLLFEQPVLTTILRAGLPVHQGFLNYFDKAENAFVSAYRKHHKDGSFDIELEYLASPDLNDKTIILSDPMLASGSSIVVTYKALLEKGNPKKIHIAILIASRQGLEYVKRFLPENTTIWVGAIDEELTAQSYIVPGLGDAGDLAYGPKE
- a CDS encoding polysaccharide deacetylase family protein, which gives rise to MILVYSHKLTQRLKYVFNVIFKDILKTELTFTSNIEEFEDSDLPKINYSTQKLNSGLYFQSSQFLFETGIKEQNITINTYKDYPCFFSVGKDSTFPFDVFAASFYLVSRYEEYLPQIRDHHDRFTAKESLAFQNGFLKIPLVNIWANYIGSSITESFPDLKFPELKFKYTSSIDIDNAFAYKHKGFLRIVGGLLKSFLKGNDFKERLNVLLKKEQDPYDTFTYQFEIHKKHNVKPIYFFLLGDYALNDKNIPVKNKSFQSLIKSISDYYEVGIHPSYSSNNDVNILTKEINRLQSITHRNINKSRQHFLKLSLPYTYRNLIDNDITHDYTMGYSGQAGFRASICSPYKFYDLDNESPTDLTIHPFAVMEATYKYYLEKKPEEALKDILELMNSVKNVNGTFISVWHNESLSNNGIWNGWRMVYEEMLKEATN